One window of Streptomyces sp. SUK 48 genomic DNA carries:
- a CDS encoding amino acid ABC transporter permease — MTVTKGESAREGADDEDGMPGDGYVPSARRLERERHKRTRARRATAVAALSTLVTAAVLYLVVVDAPGWPRTKETFFSAQYAREALPKVLEGLWLNVRLLLICGVTVLVLGMLIAIARTLRGPVFFPLRVLAAAYTDFFRGLPLIINLMIVVLGVPALRLQGVTVDPVLLGGTALTLTYSAYVAEVFRAGIESIHPSQRAAARSLGLTNRQALRYVVLPQAVRRQVPPLLNDLVSLQKDTGLVSIGGAVDAVRAADIIVGRSLNYTPYIVAGLVFVALTIPMTRFTDWVTARLDRRREQGGSL, encoded by the coding sequence GTGACCGTCACCAAGGGCGAGTCCGCGCGGGAGGGAGCCGACGACGAGGACGGCATGCCCGGCGACGGCTACGTCCCCTCCGCACGGCGGCTGGAGCGCGAACGCCACAAGCGGACCCGGGCCCGCCGCGCGACGGCCGTCGCGGCGCTGTCCACCCTGGTCACCGCCGCCGTGCTCTACCTGGTCGTGGTCGACGCGCCCGGCTGGCCGCGCACCAAGGAGACGTTCTTCAGCGCCCAGTACGCGCGCGAGGCGCTCCCGAAGGTCCTCGAAGGGCTGTGGCTGAACGTCCGCCTGCTGCTGATCTGCGGTGTCACCGTCCTGGTCCTCGGCATGCTGATCGCGATCGCGCGCACCCTGCGCGGCCCGGTGTTCTTCCCGCTGCGGGTACTGGCGGCGGCGTACACCGACTTCTTCCGCGGGCTGCCACTGATCATCAATCTGATGATCGTGGTCCTCGGCGTACCCGCGCTGCGGCTCCAGGGGGTGACGGTCGATCCGGTGCTGCTCGGCGGCACGGCGCTGACCCTGACGTACTCGGCGTACGTCGCCGAGGTGTTCCGGGCCGGCATCGAGTCGATCCACCCCTCCCAGCGCGCGGCGGCCCGCTCGCTGGGCCTGACCAACCGCCAGGCCCTGCGCTACGTGGTGCTGCCCCAGGCGGTGCGCCGGCAGGTGCCGCCGCTGCTCAACGACCTGGTGTCGCTCCAGAAGGACACCGGCCTGGTGTCGATCGGCGGCGCGGTGGACGCCGTACGGGCGGCCGACATCATCGTGGGCCGCAGCCTGAACTACACGCCGTATATCGTGGCGGGCCTCGTGTTCGTGGCGCTGACCATTCCGATGACCCGCTTCACGGACTGGGTGACGGCCCGCCTTGACCGGCGGCGGGAACAGGGAGGATCCCTATGA
- the uvrB gene encoding excinuclease ABC subunit UvrB — translation MRPVSHIERTVAPIEVVSPYQPSGDQPTAIADLAKRVKAGEKDVVLLGATGTGKSATTAWMIEKLQRPTLVMAPNKTLAAQLANEFRELLPNNAVEYFVSYYDYYQPEAYVPQSDTYIEKDSSINEEVERLRHSATNSLLTRRDVVVVASVSCIYGLGTPQEYVDRMVPLRVGDELDRDELLRRFVDIQYTRNDLAFTRGTFRVRGDTIEIFPVYEELAVRIEMFGDEIEALSTLHPLTGEIISDDQQLYVFPASHYVAGPERMERAVNDIEKELGERLAELEKQGKLLEAQRLRMRTTYDIEMLRQIGSCSGVENYSMHFDGRLPGSPPNTLLDYFPDDFLLVIDESHVTVPQIGAMYEGDASRKRTLVDHGFRLPSALDNRPLKWEEFQERIGQTVYLSATPGNYELSRSDGVVEQIIRPTGLVDPEVVVKPTEGQIDDLVHEIRKRTDKDERILVTTLTKKMAEDLTDYFLELGIQVRYLHSDVDTLRRVELLRELRAGEYDVLVGINLLREGLDLPEVSLVAILDADKEGFLRSGTSLIQTIGRAARNVSGEVHMYADKITPAMERAIDETNRRREKQIAYNKANGIDPQPLRKKINDIVAQIAREEVDTEQLLGSGYRKSKDGKGAKTPVPALSDKAVKGGKAAKGAKGKAAATVPTDRPAAELAEQIEEMTERMRAAAAELQFEIAARLRDEVSEMKKELRQMREAGIA, via the coding sequence ATGCGGCCCGTTTCCCACATCGAACGCACGGTGGCGCCCATCGAGGTCGTCAGTCCCTACCAGCCCAGCGGCGACCAGCCGACGGCCATCGCCGACCTGGCCAAGCGCGTCAAGGCCGGGGAGAAGGACGTCGTCCTGCTGGGCGCGACCGGCACCGGCAAGTCCGCCACCACCGCGTGGATGATCGAGAAGCTCCAGCGCCCCACCCTGGTGATGGCGCCGAACAAGACACTGGCCGCCCAGCTGGCCAACGAGTTCCGCGAGCTCCTCCCGAACAACGCGGTCGAATACTTCGTCTCGTACTACGACTACTACCAGCCCGAGGCGTACGTCCCGCAGTCGGACACGTACATCGAGAAGGACTCCTCGATCAACGAGGAGGTCGAGCGGCTGCGCCACTCGGCGACCAACTCGCTGCTCACCCGCCGTGACGTCGTCGTGGTCGCCTCGGTGTCCTGCATCTACGGCCTGGGCACCCCCCAGGAGTACGTGGACCGCATGGTCCCCCTCAGGGTCGGCGACGAGCTCGACCGGGACGAGCTGCTGCGCCGCTTCGTCGACATCCAGTACACGCGCAACGACCTCGCCTTCACCCGCGGCACCTTCCGCGTCCGCGGCGACACCATCGAGATCTTCCCGGTCTACGAGGAGCTCGCCGTCCGCATCGAGATGTTCGGCGACGAGATCGAGGCGCTGTCCACGCTCCACCCGCTCACCGGCGAGATCATCAGCGACGACCAGCAGCTGTACGTCTTCCCGGCCTCCCACTACGTCGCCGGCCCCGAACGCATGGAGCGGGCCGTCAACGACATCGAGAAGGAACTGGGCGAGCGCCTGGCCGAGCTGGAGAAGCAGGGCAAGCTCCTGGAGGCCCAGCGGCTGCGGATGCGCACCACCTACGACATCGAGATGCTCCGCCAGATCGGCAGCTGCTCCGGCGTGGAGAACTACTCGATGCACTTCGACGGCCGCCTGCCCGGCTCCCCGCCCAACACCCTGCTCGACTACTTCCCGGACGACTTCCTGCTCGTCATCGACGAGTCGCACGTCACCGTCCCGCAGATCGGCGCGATGTACGAGGGCGACGCCTCCCGCAAGCGCACCCTCGTGGACCACGGCTTCCGCCTGCCCTCCGCCCTGGACAACCGGCCCCTGAAGTGGGAGGAGTTCCAGGAGCGCATCGGCCAGACCGTCTACCTGTCGGCCACCCCGGGAAACTACGAGCTGTCGCGCTCCGACGGCGTCGTCGAGCAGATCATCCGCCCGACCGGCCTGGTCGACCCCGAGGTCGTGGTCAAGCCCACCGAGGGCCAGATCGACGACCTGGTGCACGAGATCCGCAAGCGCACCGACAAGGACGAGCGCATCCTGGTCACCACGCTCACCAAGAAGATGGCCGAGGACCTCACCGACTACTTCCTGGAACTGGGCATCCAGGTGCGCTATCTGCACAGCGACGTCGACACCCTGCGCCGCGTGGAACTGCTGCGCGAACTGCGCGCCGGTGAGTACGACGTCCTGGTCGGTATCAACCTGCTGCGTGAGGGCCTCGACCTGCCCGAGGTCTCCCTGGTGGCGATCCTCGACGCCGACAAGGAGGGCTTCCTGCGCTCCGGCACCTCGCTGATCCAGACCATCGGCCGCGCGGCGCGCAATGTCTCCGGCGAGGTCCATATGTACGCCGACAAGATCACCCCGGCGATGGAGCGGGCCATCGACGAGACCAACCGCCGCCGCGAGAAGCAGATCGCCTACAACAAGGCCAACGGCATCGACCCGCAGCCGCTGCGCAAGAAGATCAACGACATCGTCGCGCAGATCGCCCGCGAGGAGGTCGACACCGAGCAGCTCCTCGGCAGCGGCTACCGCAAGTCGAAGGACGGCAAGGGCGCCAAGACCCCCGTGCCCGCGCTGAGCGACAAGGCGGTCAAGGGCGGCAAGGCGGCCAAGGGCGCGAAGGGCAAGGCCGCGGCGACGGTGCCCACGGACCGTCCGGCGGCCGAACTCGCCGAACAGATCGAGGAGATGACCGAGCGCATGCGCGCCGCCGCCGCGGAGCTCCAGTTCGAGATCGCGGCCCGGCTGCGCGACGAGGTCTCGGAGATGAAGAAGGAGCTGCGCCAGATGCGGGAGGCGGGCATCGCCTGA
- a CDS encoding MFS transporter produces MHDVRAVTTASLPRLAAASLAGTAVEFYDFYAYGTAAALVLGPLFFPSFSPATGTLAAFATFGVGFVARPLGSVLFGHLGDRRGRRPVLIASLLLTSASTIAVGCVPSYASIGVAAPVLLLLLRFLQGLGLGGEWGGAVLLTVEHAPAGRRALWSSIPQLGPAIGFVLANGAMLALSTGLSDAQFARWGWRVPFWAAAVPALAGLWLRSSLAESPRFLELDDHARVPFMEVVRHHRRLVLLAAGALSAGYAVFYAVTTWSLSYATERLDVSRNVMLTCVMAAVLVQAPLIPAAALLGDRYGRRPMCVTGCTACALWMLPMVSLLATGDPVLMFLGMLGALLAFVTVFSVVSAYLPELFDARVRCTGAAVGYNLGGVLGGALTPIVATALAQGGGRVPWGVGGYLTGMALLSVGCFALLPETHPAPVPAVETVAGPVRG; encoded by the coding sequence ATGCACGACGTACGCGCTGTCACCACCGCCTCTCTGCCGCGCCTGGCCGCCGCCTCGCTCGCCGGCACCGCGGTCGAGTTCTACGACTTCTACGCCTACGGGACCGCGGCCGCGCTGGTCCTGGGGCCGCTGTTCTTCCCCTCGTTCTCGCCGGCCACCGGGACGCTGGCGGCGTTCGCGACGTTCGGCGTGGGTTTCGTGGCCAGGCCGCTGGGATCGGTGCTGTTCGGGCACCTCGGGGACCGGCGCGGTCGGCGGCCGGTGCTCATCGCCTCGCTGCTGCTCACCAGCGCCTCCACGATCGCGGTGGGCTGTGTGCCCTCGTACGCCTCGATCGGTGTGGCCGCGCCCGTGCTGCTCCTGCTGCTGCGGTTTCTGCAAGGGCTCGGGCTGGGCGGCGAGTGGGGCGGGGCCGTCCTGCTCACCGTCGAGCACGCGCCCGCCGGACGGCGCGCCCTGTGGTCGAGCATTCCGCAGCTGGGGCCCGCGATCGGTTTCGTGCTCGCCAACGGGGCGATGCTGGCGCTGTCCACCGGGCTCTCCGACGCGCAGTTCGCGCGGTGGGGCTGGCGGGTGCCGTTCTGGGCGGCGGCGGTGCCCGCGCTGGCGGGGCTGTGGCTGCGCTCGTCGCTCGCCGAGAGCCCCCGGTTCCTGGAGCTCGACGACCACGCGCGCGTGCCCTTCATGGAGGTCGTACGGCACCACAGACGGCTGGTGCTGCTGGCCGCGGGGGCGCTGTCCGCCGGGTACGCGGTGTTCTACGCGGTGACGACCTGGTCGCTGTCGTACGCGACGGAGCGGCTCGACGTGAGCCGGAACGTCATGCTGACCTGCGTCATGGCGGCGGTGCTCGTGCAGGCCCCGCTCATCCCCGCCGCGGCGCTGCTCGGTGACCGGTACGGACGCCGGCCGATGTGCGTGACCGGATGTACGGCCTGCGCGCTGTGGATGCTGCCCATGGTCTCGCTGCTGGCGACCGGCGATCCGGTGCTCATGTTCCTCGGGATGCTGGGCGCGCTGCTCGCCTTCGTCACGGTGTTCTCGGTGGTCTCCGCCTATCTGCCGGAGCTGTTCGACGCCCGGGTGCGCTGCACGGGCGCCGCGGTGGGCTACAACCTCGGCGGGGTGCTCGGCGGCGCGCTCACCCCGATCGTGGCCACGGCGCTCGCGCAGGGCGGCGGGCGCGTCCCGTGGGGCGTGGGCGGCTATCTGACCGGTATGGCGCTGCTCAGCGTGGGCTGCTTCGCGCTGCTGCCGGAGACGCACCCGGCGCCGGTGCCGGCGGTGGAGACGGTGGCCGGCCCGGTCAGGGGTTGA
- the aroQ gene encoding type II 3-dehydroquinate dehydratase: protein MPRTLANAPIMILNGPNLNLLGRRQPEIYGRETLADVEALCAEAAARHGGTTDFRQSNHEGELVDWIHEARLGHCGIVINPGAYSHTSVAILDALNTCDGMPVLEVHISNIHRRETFRHHSYVSLRADGVIAGCGVQGYAFGVERVVALLGATRADA, encoded by the coding sequence GTGCCCCGCACCCTGGCCAACGCCCCGATCATGATCCTCAACGGGCCCAACCTGAACCTGCTGGGCCGGCGCCAGCCGGAGATCTACGGCAGGGAGACCCTCGCCGACGTCGAGGCACTGTGCGCCGAGGCGGCGGCGAGGCACGGCGGCACGACCGACTTCCGGCAGTCCAACCACGAGGGCGAACTGGTCGACTGGATCCACGAGGCGCGCCTGGGTCACTGCGGCATCGTCATCAACCCCGGCGCCTACTCCCACACGTCGGTGGCGATCCTGGACGCGCTCAACACCTGCGACGGCATGCCCGTCCTGGAGGTGCACATCTCCAACATCCACCGGCGCGAGACGTTCCGGCACCACTCGTACGTCTCCCTGCGCGCCGACGGCGTGATCGCGGGCTGTGGCGTGCAGGGCTACGCGTTCGGCGTCGAGCGCGTCGTGGCACTCCTGGGCGCAACGCGAGCCGACGCGTAG
- a CDS encoding ionic transporter y4hA, with the protein MITWLRSLARRWTIPVPVLAVVLLILTWHRAMPGPVIALVTVVLAGAVLAAVHHAEVIAHRIGEPLGSLVLAVAVTVIEVALIVTLMADGGDKSSTLARDTVFAAVMITCNGIVGICLLVASLRHGTAVFNPEGSGAALATVATLATLSLVLPTFTTSKPGPEFSSLQLTFAALSSLILYGLFVTTQTVRHRDYFLPITRQGEVINAEDHASPPSKRTALISLGMLGLALIGVVGLAKGVSPAIESGVAAAGLRQAVVGVIIALLVLLPETIAALRAARRDRVQTSLNLALGSAMASIGLTIPAVALASLWLPGPLVLGLDPVHMLLLALTVVVASLTVVPGRATPLQGGVHLVLFAAYLELAINP; encoded by the coding sequence ATGATCACTTGGCTGCGATCGCTCGCCCGGCGATGGACGATCCCCGTGCCGGTGCTCGCGGTCGTCCTGCTGATCCTCACCTGGCACCGGGCCATGCCGGGTCCCGTCATCGCCCTGGTGACGGTGGTGCTCGCAGGGGCCGTCCTCGCGGCGGTGCACCACGCCGAAGTGATCGCCCACCGCATCGGCGAACCCCTCGGCTCCCTGGTACTGGCCGTCGCCGTCACGGTCATCGAGGTGGCGCTGATCGTCACGCTGATGGCCGACGGCGGCGACAAAAGCTCCACCCTGGCCAGGGACACCGTATTCGCCGCCGTGATGATCACCTGCAACGGCATCGTCGGCATCTGCCTGCTCGTCGCCTCGCTGCGGCACGGCACCGCCGTCTTCAACCCCGAGGGCTCCGGCGCCGCGCTCGCGACGGTCGCCACCCTGGCCACGCTGAGCCTGGTGCTGCCGACCTTCACCACCAGCAAGCCGGGACCGGAGTTCTCCTCACTCCAGCTGACCTTCGCCGCGCTGTCCTCGCTGATCCTCTACGGCCTGTTCGTGACCACCCAGACGGTGCGGCACCGGGACTACTTCCTGCCCATCACCCGGCAGGGGGAAGTCATCAACGCCGAGGACCACGCCAGCCCCCCGTCCAAGCGCACCGCCCTGATCAGCCTCGGCATGCTCGGCCTGGCGCTGATCGGCGTCGTCGGCCTGGCCAAGGGCGTGTCACCCGCCATCGAGTCGGGGGTGGCGGCCGCGGGCCTGCGCCAGGCCGTCGTCGGTGTGATCATCGCTCTGCTCGTGCTGCTTCCCGAGACCATCGCCGCGTTGCGTGCCGCCCGCCGGGACCGGGTGCAGACCAGTCTCAACCTCGCGCTCGGCTCGGCGATGGCCAGCATCGGACTGACCATCCCGGCGGTGGCGCTGGCCTCCCTCTGGCTGCCGGGGCCGCTCGTCCTCGGCCTCGACCCCGTCCATATGCTGCTGCTCGCGCTCACGGTGGTGGTCGCCTCCCTGACCGTGGTGCCGGGCCGGGCCACCCCCTTGCAGGGCGGTGTCCACCTGGTGCTGTTCGCGGCCTACCTGGAACTCGCGATCAACCCCTGA
- a CDS encoding TerC family protein: MEVSMTLWVLTIVGLAALIGFDFLIGRKPHEVSIKEAGIWTVVWIVLAGLFGLGLFLFGGGQPAGEFFAGYITEKSLSVDNLFIFVLIMAKFAVPALYQRRVLLIGVLIALVLRAVFIAAGAAIVTSFSWVFYLFGAFLIWTAWKLVQEARADDEGEEEFEENRLLKAAERRFGVADRYHGTKLWIRQNGKRVMTPMLVVMLAIGTTDLLFALDSIPAIFGLTQDPYIVFTANAFALMGLRQLYFLLGGLLKKLVHLSYGLSVILGFIGVKLVLHALHESGVPVPEISIPVSLGVICTVLVVTTVTSLMASRKQAALAAAADSEDAGKRESVDV; the protein is encoded by the coding sequence GTGGAAGTTTCCATGACCCTGTGGGTCCTCACCATCGTGGGCCTGGCCGCCCTGATCGGATTCGACTTCCTCATCGGGCGCAAGCCCCATGAGGTGTCGATCAAAGAAGCGGGCATCTGGACCGTCGTCTGGATCGTCCTGGCCGGCCTCTTCGGCCTCGGCCTGTTCCTCTTCGGCGGCGGACAGCCGGCCGGCGAGTTCTTCGCGGGCTACATCACCGAGAAGTCGCTGAGCGTCGACAACCTCTTCATCTTCGTCCTGATCATGGCGAAGTTCGCGGTTCCCGCCCTCTACCAACGGCGCGTCCTGCTCATCGGCGTTCTCATAGCCCTGGTGCTGCGCGCGGTGTTCATCGCCGCCGGAGCCGCGATCGTCACCAGCTTCTCCTGGGTGTTCTACCTCTTCGGCGCCTTCCTGATATGGACCGCGTGGAAGCTGGTCCAGGAGGCCCGAGCCGACGACGAGGGCGAGGAGGAGTTCGAGGAGAACCGGCTGCTGAAGGCCGCGGAGCGCAGGTTCGGCGTGGCCGACCGGTACCACGGCACCAAGCTGTGGATCCGGCAGAACGGCAAGCGGGTCATGACCCCGATGCTGGTCGTGATGCTCGCCATCGGCACCACCGACCTCCTGTTCGCCCTGGACTCGATCCCCGCCATCTTCGGTCTGACCCAGGACCCGTACATCGTCTTCACCGCCAACGCCTTCGCGCTGATGGGTCTGCGCCAGCTGTACTTCCTCCTCGGCGGTCTGCTGAAGAAGCTGGTCCACCTCTCGTACGGCCTGTCGGTCATCCTCGGCTTCATCGGCGTGAAGCTCGTGCTGCACGCCCTGCACGAGTCGGGCGTGCCGGTCCCCGAGATCAGCATCCCGGTCTCGCTCGGCGTGATCTGCACGGTCCTGGTCGTCACCACGGTCACCAGCCTCATGGCCTCCAGGAAGCAGGCGGCCCTCGCGGCGGCCGCCGACAGCGAGGACGCCGGGAAGCGGGAGTCCGTGGACGTCTGA
- a CDS encoding amino acid ABC transporter ATP-binding protein yields MSDAPVLRMESVRKTFGGSAVLRDVGLEVAPHTVTALIGASGSGKSTLLRCANLLEEIDDGAIWLDGEEITDPRADQDAVRRRIGVVFQAYNLFPHMSVLDNITLAPRRVHGVSRAEAEERARGLLERLGLAGKADAYPDRLSGGQQQRVAIVRALAVRPRLLLLDEITAALDPELVGEVLEVVRGLKDEGMTMVLATHEMGFARDVADQVCFLDGGVVLEHGTAEQVFGDPQQERTRRFLRRIVEAGRL; encoded by the coding sequence ATGAGCGACGCGCCGGTGCTGCGCATGGAGTCGGTCCGCAAGACCTTCGGCGGCTCGGCTGTCCTGCGGGACGTCGGTCTGGAGGTCGCCCCGCACACGGTGACCGCGCTGATCGGCGCCTCCGGGTCCGGGAAGTCGACGCTGCTGCGGTGCGCCAACCTCCTGGAGGAGATCGACGACGGCGCGATCTGGCTGGACGGCGAGGAGATCACCGATCCCCGGGCCGACCAGGACGCGGTGCGGCGTCGGATCGGCGTGGTCTTCCAGGCGTACAACCTCTTCCCGCACATGAGCGTGCTGGACAACATCACGCTCGCCCCGCGGCGGGTGCACGGCGTCTCCCGCGCCGAGGCCGAGGAGCGGGCCAGAGGACTGCTGGAGCGCCTCGGGCTGGCCGGTAAGGCGGACGCCTATCCGGACCGGCTCAGTGGCGGCCAGCAGCAGCGGGTGGCGATCGTACGGGCCCTCGCCGTGCGGCCCCGGCTGTTGCTACTGGACGAGATCACGGCCGCGCTCGACCCCGAACTGGTGGGCGAGGTGCTGGAGGTGGTCCGGGGGCTGAAGGACGAAGGCATGACCATGGTGCTGGCCACCCATGAGATGGGCTTCGCGCGGGACGTCGCCGACCAGGTGTGCTTCCTGGACGGCGGGGTCGTCCTCGAACACGGCACAGCCGAGCAGGTGTTCGGGGATCCGCAGCAGGAACGCACCCGGCGCTTCCTGCGGCGGATCGTCGAGGCCGGCCGCCTGTAG
- a CDS encoding TerD family protein — protein sequence MSVNLSKGQAISLEKNDGGTLTAVRMGLGWQAAKRRGLFGSRTREIDLDASAVLFAEKQPVDVVFFRHLVSDDGSVRHTGDNLVGGVGQGGDDEAILVDLQRVPVHIDQIVFTVNSFTGQTFQEVENAFCRLVDESNGQELARYTLAGGGEYTAQIMAKVHRAGPGWTMTALGTAANGRTFQDLMPAILPHL from the coding sequence GTGTCCGTCAACTTGAGCAAGGGTCAGGCCATCAGCCTGGAGAAGAACGACGGGGGCACCCTCACCGCGGTCCGTATGGGGCTGGGCTGGCAGGCGGCCAAGCGCCGCGGGCTGTTCGGCTCACGCACCAGGGAGATCGACCTGGACGCCTCCGCGGTGCTCTTCGCCGAGAAGCAGCCGGTCGACGTCGTCTTCTTCCGGCACCTGGTGAGCGACGACGGCTCGGTGCGCCACACCGGCGACAACCTGGTGGGCGGCGTCGGCCAGGGCGGCGACGACGAGGCGATCCTCGTCGACCTCCAGCGCGTCCCGGTCCACATCGACCAGATCGTCTTCACCGTGAACTCCTTCACGGGCCAGACCTTCCAAGAGGTGGAGAACGCGTTCTGCCGCCTGGTGGACGAGTCCAACGGCCAGGAACTCGCCCGCTACACGCTGGCCGGCGGCGGCGAGTACACCGCCCAGATCATGGCCAAGGTGCACCGCGCGGGCCCGGGCTGGACGATGACCGCCCTCGGTACCGCCGCCAACGGGCGCACCTTCCAGGACCTGATGCCGGCGATCCTGCCGCACCTGTAG